A window of Aeromicrobium sp. Root236 contains these coding sequences:
- a CDS encoding DUF1772 domain-containing protein, which yields MTKTALTTATALMGLSAGLFATFSYVVMPGLRRASDAAFVDTMRGINVAILNPVFALTFGGAFFVGVLALVLGWGDESRPWVVAGLVLYVIGAYVITFAVNVPMNDTLEAGKGSAASLREAFEDKWTMWNHARSVLTTGGFVCLVVGVLKV from the coding sequence GTGACCAAGACCGCACTCACCACCGCGACCGCCCTCATGGGCCTGTCGGCCGGACTGTTCGCCACCTTCTCGTACGTCGTCATGCCGGGGCTCCGGCGGGCCTCGGACGCCGCTTTCGTCGACACCATGCGCGGCATCAATGTCGCGATCCTCAACCCCGTCTTCGCCCTCACGTTCGGCGGCGCGTTCTTCGTCGGCGTCCTCGCGCTGGTCCTGGGCTGGGGCGATGAGTCCCGGCCCTGGGTCGTCGCCGGCCTCGTCCTCTACGTCATCGGCGCGTACGTCATCACGTTCGCCGTCAACGTGCCGATGAACGACACGCTCGAGGCCGGCAAGGGCAGCGCGGCGTCACTGCGCGAGGCGTTCGAGGACAAGTGGACGATGTGGAACCACGCCCGCTCCGTGCTGACGACGGGTGGCTTCGTCTGCCTCGTCGTCGGCGTGCTCAAGGTCTGA
- a CDS encoding AraC family transcriptional regulator: MDTLSGLLDGPRANGAFLMRSVMTSPWSLRIQDEAPLSIAIVVRGEAWVVPEGGEPVRLGPGDVMVARGPEPYTVADLPDSEPQVFINPGQHCTDAEGNSLEDVMTLGTRSWGNDPDGATMIVTGTYESARAISARLLRSLPQLFVLREGEWNGELVAVLCAEMQRDELGQEVFLDRLLDLVVIAAVRDWFTRDASRAPAWHRAASDPVLGPALRLLEDDVARPWTLASLAAEVGVSRAALARRFSNVLGEPAMAYLTSLRLDLAADLLREPDLTIAAVARQVGYGSPFALSTAFKRVRGISPAHHRAMVG; encoded by the coding sequence ATGGACACCTTGAGCGGGCTCCTCGACGGGCCTCGAGCCAACGGCGCCTTCCTCATGCGCTCCGTGATGACCTCGCCGTGGTCCCTGCGGATCCAGGACGAGGCGCCGCTGTCGATCGCGATCGTCGTGCGCGGCGAGGCCTGGGTCGTGCCGGAGGGTGGCGAGCCGGTACGCCTCGGGCCCGGCGACGTCATGGTCGCCCGTGGTCCCGAGCCCTACACCGTCGCGGACCTGCCCGACTCCGAGCCGCAGGTCTTCATCAACCCCGGCCAGCACTGCACCGATGCCGAGGGCAACAGCCTCGAGGACGTCATGACCCTGGGCACGAGGTCCTGGGGCAACGACCCGGACGGCGCGACGATGATCGTCACCGGCACCTACGAGAGCGCCCGGGCGATCAGCGCGCGGCTCCTGCGCAGCCTCCCCCAGCTGTTCGTGCTCCGTGAGGGTGAATGGAACGGCGAGCTCGTCGCCGTGCTGTGCGCCGAGATGCAGCGCGACGAGCTCGGGCAGGAGGTCTTCCTCGACCGGTTGCTGGACCTCGTCGTGATCGCCGCCGTGCGGGACTGGTTCACCCGCGACGCCTCACGAGCGCCGGCCTGGCACCGGGCCGCCTCGGACCCGGTGCTCGGCCCGGCCCTCCGTCTCCTCGAGGACGATGTCGCCCGGCCGTGGACGCTGGCGTCGCTCGCCGCCGAGGTCGGCGTGTCCCGCGCGGCACTGGCCCGGCGCTTCTCGAACGTGCTCGGCGAGCCGGCGATGGCCTACCTCACGAGCCTGCGGCTCGACCTCGCCGCCGACCTGCTCCGAGAGCCCGACCTGACGATCGCGGCGGTCGCCAGGCAGGTCGGCTACGGCAGCCCGTTCGCCCTCAGCACCGCGTTCAAACGGGTCCGCGGGATCAGCCCAGCCCACCATCGGGCGATGGTGGGCTGA